Below is a genomic region from Populus trichocarpa isolate Nisqually-1 chromosome 15, P.trichocarpa_v4.1, whole genome shotgun sequence.
ACGATCCATGATGTTCAAATTTGAACTGGTTAATATCTGATATGGAGGGATATATAGACCCTGGTGTGTGGAGTGGACCACCTCCTTCAATGGTCCTGATCAATGATCATCGCATCAATCTTTGGCTTTGTTCTCTTTTATCGAGTTTGCTTTGTATGTGTTATAAAGGTTACACAccctacaaaaattaaaaaaaaagaaaaaaaaaggaagcataaatatttttcagtgcttaaaaatcaacttttaaaaTGTAGGAAATATTGGATTAAGTGAACTTTCTTAAGCTTTTATTTTAGCTAAAAAGAgtcaaaaaaaagcaacaaattaacaaagatacacacacacacacaaggtGCTTGTGGTGTCttgaaaatcaaaaatattttgcaagcaaaaaggaaaagaaagctaGAGATTATCCGTACCAAGCATCTTCTAATTTTTCTAACTTGATCATCCAAGCATAGCTACATATAGTGAAAGTATTACTTGTTATATTCCTGTATAGGAGCCATGGTTATATTgaatgaatatatattaaattaaaacaaatttatttatataaaaaaaacccataaccATTTTTaaccttctttaaaaaaattaagtttctgaattaaaatatcttttgataataaaatacataaaaaaacatatattacaaGGTGATATTAACTTATTTCTTAGCCGTGATGCATCTTGGACCGCAAAAAAGGATAATTAGCACCACTATTTaaatctcatttgttttttctaaagtttgaatttaatttttttaatacaaaactcaaattttaatattgttttaaacgCTTCCTCACACCTAAAACATTCTCAGAAATGTGTGAAGCATGTAGATATTGTAAATTGTTGTCTTATACGAGCCTTTATGTTTAGCATTATGAATTAAACATTGGTAAATATCAAgcgtaaaattaaaataattaatttttattatatttcagattattttttatgttttcatgatTCAAGAttggtataaaaactaaatttaaaaaaaataaaaaaattttattttaatatatttttaaataaaaaactcaccTGCTGTGGACATTATTCTGCAGCATTGAATATTAAGGTTTCGTATGGATGAAGTTAAAGATCTTACATGGACGACCTTTGAATGCACAGTCAGACATCAGGCATTCACTTTGTCACTGTCAGGATAAATAAAAGTTTGGGACACAAATCCAAATAGGTCCCGTagcataatatttttgtaaGCATATAGGTTGACAAGTGCTCAAGATTAGTGCTTGCCCTCAGAGCTGCTGCTACGACTCCTTATCCTTGACGTTCAAAAGACAAAACGACAAAGTTCCGTTCACATTCCTATAAATTAATTACTAGCCCTCATCActgaaaatcaatcaaattgtcAGATTTAACCATTTTATACGGttcaatcaaattcaataaaatcagaacaagatttgtttttagattatacATTTACGTAGTTGTTTTCGTGTTTAATATAGGtagattgtttttatgttttaaaaatatttaatttttatattttaaattatttttttatgtttttaaattgtttttatgtgctagtgttaaaaataaattattaaataaatattattttaatagatctttttaaaaatacttttaaaaaaataaccatttttataatatcaaaaccaATTTAGAGGAACGTTTGAAAGTGCAGTAGcagttatttataaaaatattttttgttaaaaaaatatactaaaataatattttttatttttttaaaattatttttgacatcatcatattaaaatgatataaaaatatttaaaataataatttaaaataaaaaataattttttcaaaaacatttttaaaattcaaaatcatacaTTACCTTAATCTGATTTTACAATGAGAGATTAATCACCCTTGTATCAGGGAAGTAAGCAGCTAGTTAGCTAGGTTCTTCACATGGAAATTGATGATTAGTGCATTGAAACCTAGCTAGCTAATGCTGGTGGTTTCCTAGAGCTATAGCCATGATGATAAGCCGTTTCCATTTTGAAGAATAATCAAAAGGAAGGCAGCCTGATCATTGAACTGATCATTTCTTTTGTACcctaaagaaacaaataatgatTAGTGCTGATTTGGAAATTAATAGGAGTTCGAGATCGTagctctccttctccttcttcttcctcctcttttcATCGTTACAAGAAGCAACTGTCAGTGTACCCCATGAAACATGGGCACATGCACTTTATTGTGTTCACCTGACAGTTTGTTCCTTGGGTCCTCTGGATCCAAGCTAGTGTGTTGCTCACGCTATTACTTGCCTTGGGAAGGCATGTTATTTCTCTTACCTCAAGTGATCTGTTTTTTGAATTGCCTCAGGATTTGTCATTTGAATTTGTACTAGTTAATTATAAGCTCTATGCACACACAAGTGGGATTTTTATGGATGGAAAAAAGAACATTATGGAAGTTTGAATCTCCTCTTTGAATATATTCTATATATGTCCAAATGTGTGTTTGTTGTTACAACCGCtcaaaatgttatttaaaattatttttaaaaatgatttttttaagtaaaatatactAACAAACAAAAGTTAGTATACTCTCGAACATTTACTagttcaacaacaacaacaacaatttaaGCCAACTtatattgaaattgttttttttttttttttatgaataaactTTCTTTAACCCTTTCTAGATCAGGAGACTAATTCTTGGCATGGCTCGAGGATGCGATATATAGCGGGCATCATTATCATGCGAGAGGCTCGAACCGTGTTCGCTGTCTTGGGAGGACTAGTCCCCAACCGCTAGACCCCAACCTCCATTTGGTCATATTGAATTGAAGATGGTAGCGATAAATTGAAGATGCATGGAAAACTTGACAAGATGTAATGCAATATGTTAGGGCATGCATCCGCGATAGAATGCTCAAGGCAATTGATGTCACTTGGCATTGGCACACTCGATAAAAAGACTGGCCATGTGGGGGCGAATTTGGCAAGGGATGGGGGGAGGCACGTGAGAGGCGCATGGCAGGGAGAATCGATCCTTTGCTTGTGGAGAGAGGCGAGTGGGTCCACTCATTCGGGCCCTCAAGTTAGAGTGCTATTTCGGTATGCCCTTTATCGAAAACCCCAAAATCCCatatattctctctctctctcagcttCTGTCAGGTCACATAATTTGGACCTTTGTTAGTGTGACGGCCAAGCCGCTATCTCTGACGTTACCATCACCCCACTCACAATCCAACGTCTCTCGTTGTCCCATCTTAACAAAACAAAGATAAGTGACATCATAGCCGTGTACTTCGTGAAGGAGAGAGATTTTCGTCGTAGCTGAGTGGGTCCCTTTGTCATAACCTTGGACAGACAATGTAGGGGCCCACTGTTGTTCAAGCCCACCGACTGTTTATGGACCGTAGCTGCCTACACTCTTCTCATGAATTTAGAGCAGTAGCAGCTGATCACACTCTGCtgtctccctctccctctccctctacAGTACTAGTGAAGTACCTTTTTCTGGCCTTCTTATTCACTGCCCCCCCACCTCATCCTTTCCATATCCAACACAACCTGACAATCCAATTCTCGCtcacctctctctctcgctctctctctatAGCCCTCTCTTTCAGTAGTCTCTAGCTCTTAGTACCAGTAATATATTGTATACATCAAGGTTCGACGaatgaaattaatgatcaaGTGTTACTGAAGAGATCAAGGGTGCTGTCGGTGGCTAATACATACCTAAAACAACTGTGTGTTTGTGATCTTGCTGGTATTTGGTTTTGAGTTTAATGGGTCTTAATTCACTCCAAGTTTGCATGGATTCAAGTGATTGGTTGCAGGTATGCTATGCTCTCCTTTTGAAAACTCGATGTATACCCTATATGTAGCTACATATATATTCCCATCACATGATGACATTTTCGTAGTTATGTGAAAATTTTAgcttcattaattaaattcagTGTCATTGTGTTCCAAATAAGATGATGAGTAACATGGCTGGATAATTTCAACATAGAAAATCCTGTAATTTTTGTGGTTTAATGCCTTGTTGTATGATTCGAATTAGTGAAAATGGCAATGCATATAATGTAAATTATACTATATAATAAATAGTTACGGAATTCAACTCTTCTTTCATGTAAAATACTACTACAAGTACTTGAAAGAACATTTCCAAAGCGCAACATTGTAGAGAGCTATATTAGAATTATCAACGCAGATAAAGATATGTTATTCCAGGCTCCAAATTCGATCATCATCTGTTTTTACTAGATTTGTTAGTGCATGTTTTGAGAACTTCTTGGCTTTAGAGTATCTTTTACATTTTAGCATTCTTGACATTCTACTTGATATAtgttctttgattattttttttatgattctgcTTGATATGTTCTAAAACGACAAAAGAATGTCTGGTCCTAATGGCACATTATTGATATCTTGAACCTTTAAAGGACAAATAACCCTTTGCATTATTGCAAATGACAAGATTTTGACACATTCCCCGTTAAATTTCTTGCTTTCCGTGTGTCAGGGCACGATTAACGAGGAGTCTGGAATGGATTCTTCTTCACCGTCTGGGGATATGCTCACTTGTTCAAGGCCCTTGATTGAGAGGAGGCTTAGGCCCCCACATGACCAAGCTCTCAAGTGTCCCAGGTGTGACTCAGCACACACCAAATTTTGTTACTACAACAACTACAGCCTCTCTCAGCCAAGGTACTTTTGCAAGACTTGCAGGAGGTACTGGACCAAAGGAGGCACCCTAAGGAACATCCCCGTGGGTGGTGGATGTAGAAAGAACAAGAAAGTGTCAAAGAAATCAAATGATCAATCAGTTAACCAAATTAACACTGGATCATCTTCCTCCCATAATCCTACTGATCTCCACCTTTCGTTTCCTGATCAGGTGCAACTTTCACACCTTCATAACATACTTGGCTCTCAAGAAACACTTGCAAACCCTAACTTCATGGAGAGCAAGTATAATATCGGTATGCTAGAAAACCCTAGGCCTGTAGATTTTATGGATAGTAAGTTCGAAGCTTTAGTGGGGAGCTCTAGGAATTATGATTTCATGGGGAATGGTGACTTGGGTATGGTTAGTGGGCTCGGAGATATGAGCCATCATCACGGGCTGGCACCAAATTATAGTGGTTATTGCTCTCCATTCGGGATGTCCCTTGATGGAAATAGTGGCTCTTTCATGGAAACTTGCCAGAGGTTAATGCTTCCTTATGACCAGGGAAATGATCATGATCAGAATCCAATTGATGtgaaaccaaacaccaagctcTTGTCTCTTGATTGGCAAGACCAGGGTTGCTCTGATGTTGGGAAGGACACATTTGGATACCTAAACAATCTGGGATCATGGACAGGCATGATGAATGGTTATGGATCATCCACGACCAATACTTTAGTGTAATCTAATCTAAAGATCCTATATTGTGATCACTGGTGGAGGGGCCATCTGCATAATTCTAGATCATCCAGTAATCTCTAAGCAAATTGCCTTTGATGGAAAAAGGGTTTTTTCGTGTTTTATTCTATGAAGGCGCGGTCTCCAAATCTCTTTGACTTGACGAGCGACAAGAGTGTGAATGTGAACAACGAGAGTCCAAAAATGACTGCTTAgtatcttaatattaatttgttttcatgttcttatcttgtttctatcttttcttaatCTGGTGTATTCAGATTCAAACATGTAgggttttgatttgttgtttaatCGAGGGAGATATAgcagtgcttttttttttttagcttaaaaagAAGTTATGTCAAGTACTCTTAACTCTTACTTTTATGATATCTCTGCTGCTCTCTATCTGCCTGGTGACTGATCAAGTTCTTATTGAGATGCGGGTTCTTAACTGCCTTCGTCGTTGGGGCAGCTCCAGACATGGAAGTGTGGAAATTGGAGATTTCAATGAAGAGCATAAATTCTTCTCGAGTTACGTGGCCCCGTTGTGCTTCGAGGGCTATTTCGTGATGAGTTTATttacaacaaaatcaatttCGTTGGAATTAGCtaaataattagtttaataatattgcTAAAATACATTTCTGCCTAATCACACGGGCAACTAACTAATTGTTCCTTAGTCATTATGCGCACCGTATCATATAAGACTTCTCTAGGATCTTCACCTTCTGTTCCTTGTCATTTATTTCCTTACAAGTCATCGATCGTAACCAAAGACCACCTTAAGAGCGAACCAGTTTACCTTTTGGTGGTTTCTATGCGACGTATCTGATTCAAAacatgtgtgttttttatttgatgataagAGGTgtcttttagttattttatatatcaatctAGGTTAAGTTTTTAtacgaatatttttttaaaaaatttcttaacaCGATCCAACAAGAAAATGAGTTTCAAAAGATCCTTTTTCTAAATTGACCTAACTATTTCTTCTCACTTAAATTCAGCTCTTAGGTCTAATAGAACGCAAGGCGTGTTCtatgagaaaatgaaaggaTTCATGAGGAATTTTTGGTCGCAATCTAACTTACGAAATTACTAAGAGTATTCATAAAACATGTGATATACTCAATATACCTTTTAGTCATATcccaagaattatttttaataattaagattttaaaaaatctcaattttttttaacaaatattcaaTAGAACTATCATTCTAAAATACATCAAGTTTCAAATTGTTagaattgaaattcaaaaaataaagaagccaCACGGGCATAAAATTCATTATCACTAACAAATTTCCCGATGAAAACTTGTAATCAGTGGGTATCTCATTGGGGATTTCAAGTCCATTAATATTTTAGTCCATGAAGTTCCTTATCAATGGAAACCCAATAGAATAACAgcgcaaaaaaatattttctatccaTTTTTCTGTCACTcaatccatcggtaaatattATTGACGGATCATCGATGATGTAACCATCAATAATGGATTGTGTATAATCGATGAATTCGCTGATGAAATCCCcgaaatataaatttttgttaGTAAATTCGTTAGTCTATTACAAAACAATTCATAACTCTATGTAGTTCTTTGAGAAAAATAGGCCTacattaccgatggaatcatcaaaagattttttatgtccattagtattttataaatttttttaatgcatgctTATTTGGATCAAACAATTTTACAtgaaacaatattaaataactaaattaaaatgaagagcacattttatattattaatttaactttaaaataaattacaaatatttttatacattagaAAAAAGCTGAAGCtagagggggagggggaggaaaATTTCAGTGGGAGGATAACAAGTTGATAGGTATGTCATCATCTACTCTCATTGCTTCCTACTATGTT
It encodes:
- the LOC7453769 gene encoding dof zinc finger protein DOF5.6, which translates into the protein MGLNSLQVCMDSSDWLQGTINEESGMDSSSPSGDMLTCSRPLIERRLRPPHDQALKCPRCDSAHTKFCYYNNYSLSQPRYFCKTCRRYWTKGGTLRNIPVGGGCRKNKKVSKKSNDQSVNQINTGSSSSHNPTDLHLSFPDQVQLSHLHNILGSQETLANPNFMESKYNIGMLENPRPVDFMDSKFEALVGSSRNYDFMGNGDLGMVSGLGDMSHHHGLAPNYSGYCSPFGMSLDGNSGSFMETCQRLMLPYDQGNDHDQNPIDVKPNTKLLSLDWQDQGCSDVGKDTFGYLNNLGSWTGMMNGYGSSTTNTLV